Part of the Papaver somniferum cultivar HN1 unplaced genomic scaffold, ASM357369v1 unplaced-scaffold_18, whole genome shotgun sequence genome is shown below.
ACTAATAAGCAGAAATGACTTCATCCCACAAATTAGGTTATTAAGCAAGTATTTGGAAAGTGGGGAAGAAATACATACCAGTAATGGCCGACTGGACCAACAAATCCAAAACCAAACCCACTATTGATAGCTGCTCTTTTCCAATTGACCTTAAATTGTTCATCTTCAGAATAGTCATCCTGTAACAAATCAATCATACATCAAAATtcagagacaaaaaaaaaagaaaaaaaagaataccCAGCCAGTTGGCCCATTGAAACCACAATATCAGTGAAATACCTACATGGGTTAGACGTGGTTCTACTTTAATCCTTGTAGAATGAGTGATTCTCTGAGCAGTAATTAAGGAGCTCTTACTTTCTACTTGTAACTTGGGGTATCGTAGAACTTGTGCATTGCAGTAAGAATAATAGCAGGTctgtatttgttttttttttggcaacTGAGGTGAATATATTCAGTTAATGCCCCGCGTTTCCAGTCTGAAGTGTTCAGTGATGTAGATGGCTATCTGATCAACAGTTAAATAGTTCAACTTAAAGGTTGTTTTGACAGTTTGCAACCTCATTTGTTAGAGCCATAACAACAGATAATAATATCCTTTCCAACACATTCAACTTTTACATCATTCTAACTGATAAAAATTGCGTATATTAATGAAAGCTTACATCTTGAAGCTTTCTTTAGAGGGAATGAAatggttgcagcagcagcagcagccttCAGAGTGACGCTTGCTTTGGTGTTAATCTCTGTCAGACATTTATCAAACATTTAGAATACTAACTGAATCTGTTCCAAACTTGATCAAAATGAAAATTATGGAGTGGAAATCACCTCAAATAATCATCCAACAGTCTTCTAATCACAATCTTCAGTAATAAGAAACCCCATCATATCCAGTCAGTTGCAAACTTGAAGGGAATACAATATGCACACAAGAAAAGAAACAAATTCATgatgatatcatctacgtgaAGGAGACGAAAGAATCAAACTCTTTGAATTCCTCCATCTCTAATTTGAAACCACAATATCAGTGAAATACCTACATGGGTTAGGTGTGGTTCTACTTTAATCCTTGTAGAGCGAGTGATTCTCTGAGCACCAATTAAGGAGCCCTTACTTTCTACTTGTAACTTGGGGCATTGCAATAAGAATAATAACAGGTCTGTATTTGCCATTTTGGCGACTGAGGTGAATATGTTTTAGTTAATGCCTCTGATTTCCAGTTTGAAGTGTTCAGTGATGTAGATGGCTGTCTGATCAACAGTTAAATAATTCAACTTAAAGGTTGTTTTGACAGTTTGCAACCTCATTTGTTAGAGCCATAACAACAGATAATAATATCCTTTCTAACACATTCAACTTTTACATCATTCTAACTGATAAAAATTGCGTATATTAATGAAAGCTTACATCTTGAAGCTTTCTTTAGAGGGAATGAAATGGTTGCAGAAGCAGCAGCAGCCTTCAGAGTGACGCTTGCTTTGGTGTTAATCTCTGTCAGACATTTATCAAACATTTAGAATACTAACTGAATCTGTTCCAAACTTGATCAAAATGAAAATTATGGAGTGGAAATCACCTCAAATAATCATCCAACAGTCTTCTAATCACAATCTTCAGTAATAAGAAACCCCATCATATCCAGTCAGTTGCAAACTTGAAGGGAATACAATATGCACACAAGAAAAGAAACAAATTCATgatgatatcatctacgtgaAGGAGACGAAAGAATCAAACTCTTTGAATTCCTCCATCTCTAATTTgttgtatgggtgaaatggacaccaaaaaaataacaaggatgaaactggatgtatcctgatgtaaattaaaaataagaaaaagtatttgaaaatgggtattgtttacatcctggttatttttaaatttttgtccatttaaacagtatcaaaatctaaatgtccttttcacccaggaattgttgattttgatctttttaaccaattttgtgtaaaaaattGTTGTGCCCTTCGGCCACCTTACTAACCAGTCACATTTCTATCTTACTCGAGGAAACATCTTAAATCTGTAACTACTTTACAGTAAACTTTGACAGTCATTACGGGCTTATTTCATTTTACATATTATCTTGAACTATATTTTAAAAAGAacgcgaaattgggggataaaaaaactaattgagggatagaggaaaaagacaaaaactggatccaaatatcaaaaaagggtcaccccttatctaagtattttttcAAATCCTAATGTAACCCtcaataatcaagtttagtggttaataataattagtgaaaatcttaagtatttgttaaatgattagtgtgtatttgtatttgtatttgtatttgggtgaatgAGATGAGAGTAGAAAGATGAAAGTTTtttttgagagggaactttttttggtgaaagtggaggacgattgtgaagagagaattgatgctaagaggttgaaaatttattttttttttctttgaatccaccattgttgcagctgaaatagctcggtgccggcattgtattcaaccgaaaaaaccatgccggcatttgttggaaattttcataaatttttgCCACTATCCGGGGGGTCCGGGAGGGGAGGGGGtaaattttctggttttgatcttcaaaacctaatttttttggttttaatcagtccacttccggcacagtcagttaattctcgagcatgccggtatctataccggcatagtatgttgcttaaatttctatgccggcacatgatgaaaagtatacaggaaacttcaaatttttttcacttgactaacggcattgatagatttctatcgagcatgccgacacTCGGTTccggcattgaatgttagttaccaagtatgCCGGCActattttccggcatggtcttcatcaattccgacatgatattcatcacttccgacgatgtaatatttttttatttccgacatggtcttcatcactaccggcatgctcttcATCTATGCCGGGATGATCTTCATCACTagcggcatggtcttcatctatgccggcattggtcttcatcacttccggcatggtcttcatcaataccggcatggtattcatcactaccggcatggtcctcATCGCTTCCGAATGATAAAAGAAAAATCGTTTTCAAAGGAGTtgggaaatggggaaaatttAAAAGGGAGTGAGGAAAATTTAgagtttgaaagggagtggggaaaactctaatttgaaagggagtgggataaatggggatatgattttgtttttagatttttattttgagcaaagggtattttagtattttcatacccaaaaatcaccccttagcacacaccatgggtttGGGTAAGTAAtcgatatcccccaattaatttttTTATCCCCAATTTCGCATTCTTTAAAAATAGGGTAGAATTTCTTTTAAATTTGTGAATGTCGGACACAAATTTCGTCCGCCTCGAGGATAGGTGGAGAAATCAGTATGCTATGACAAGATCACACTGGTTCGAATTTACCTTAAAATTTCAAACTTAGGAAATAAATGATTTAGTTGTAGAACTATTGGTGGACTAGTGAAAAATCCATTGTAAATGATTTTTGAGATTTTTCTGTATAAAAACAAGCTCTTTGTcgttatcttttctttttcatggttaaaatcacaaataaataaaaaagtgttTTAAAAGACAGGTTTGCACTCCGAACAGACAATCACTAAACGCCAACTACAACTTATTTGTGATAAAAAAAGATGTTTAAGAAACACCTTTCTTAGGAACGGGTCTCATTCCTTATGTTACTACCAAAAGCACCACGCTTGCCAAAATCGAAAAAAATCAAGTGAAAGCAATGAACAATCTTAAGACAAATGCACGATAAAGAACTTTCTTTTATCCCTTCAGCCAATGAATCAATAACAAAGCAGCATAGCTTGAAAATGAGTAACCATACAAGTAATGGCAATTGCTATTAACTCCTTATTACCTAAATGAGAAATTGTTGGAATATATGCCACATTGGTTATGAGTCAAGTTACAGAAGATCAAGTCAGTTGGTAAATTTTACATTCAAGCTACCTAGTCAAGATTAGTTTGTTATCTTCTAGGGTTAGGTTTGCTGCTTCTTCTGTTATTATTCTATATAAATAGGAATATTTACGTAACTGTAGAATTATTTTAGAATGTTCTGATGATCAATATAATTTTCCCTTTGATGTTTATCCGTGGATATAGGTCGAGTGACCGAACCACTTTAATCTCTTGTCAACCACTTTAATCTCGTCTCTTTTATTATATCTGATCCTTACTCTTATCATAAAtctaataaaaatcaaaaattataacATACAAATATATTATACGTTGTCATAAAATAGTCCCCCGTTGCTGGTTGAGCTCAAGTCAGGTGCCTCCATAGCTGACCTATAACTCCTCTGAAGGGTCAAAAGACTTTCAATATACATTGTAAATTTGTAAGAGGGATGACCAATATTGGCACCTAAGAAGGAGTTGGCGCTTTCATCTCCAGTAATTTCAATCTTGCTGAAAGTTTTCGTCTTCCGATTATAAGAATGAACGAATACAGAATCGCGATAACGAGGTTTATAACTCTCCACATCAGATAGTTCTAAGATCAAGTACTCAGTTCCCCCGACAGCGTGAAGCCGAACATATTGACAACTCCAGCAAATAGGTAACATGATAATCTCTTTAGTCCATTTGATGTTACTAGTATTTGTAGTACTTGTATTTTTGTCGCAGTCGTCATCAAGTATCCACAGATTGACAGTGTGATTATCTGGGTTCTTTACTATAACTAGATGCCCATCCAATTCCATAAGATAATAAGAGTTAGGCCGATCAATACCAATCATATCAAGGTCTGGTATAACTCTGTAATCCTCTCTTGTAATCCTCTCTCCCGACATCAAATGCCACTAGCATGGGACGAGTATCCTTGTAATACATCCAATATATGGAACCATTCGCATAAACGGAACCATATAGATCTTTAGAGAACTTATCTGACGGTGGTACCTTATCAATCCTTCTCCAAGCAGTGTCGCTGCCTAGAGTCAAGGCCTCGCACATTTTGTAATTCTCCTCTTCGTCTTCGTATATTGTGTACTCCAGGTACCCTTCCAATTTTGGAAGCTCATACCCAGATATGCTCCACATGCAAATCACTTTGTATTCCCTTGTTGTAGGATCAAATCCAAATTCATAAGTACGATATACATCTACTTTCGATAAGTCACATAATTTCTCTACTTGTGCTAAGTAAGCTGATCTGATCCAAGGTGTCGCTTCTTTGGTGATGACATTGTATAGACGAGCAGCATGATCCTCTTTAACTTCATTGTCAGAGTCCATatcttttctttctattttgtcGATTAAGCATATCATACCGTTGATGGGTTTTTGTATATGCTGACAAACCAACAAATCCTTATTCGATATGGCTTGCATGGTTTTTGTTGCTGTAGTTATTTCTTTGTGGTTTGTGTCTATGCACAAGTTTCCTGTACAAGGAATCTCAAATTTAACGCTTTCATCCTTTGGAAAAGACAGCATGAGATTCACGATGAAGACCCGTGGACTTTCCAATACAGCTTTACTGGTCAAAAAATAGAGATGTGGACTTGTTTTCAATTGCCGTCGATGGTGTAAATTGATCAACCACTGATCCTTTTCAATCAAGGATTGCCAAGATTTGCATACGCGTTTGAAACGCACAAGCGATTTCAATGGAAGTCTGCTTAGTATCTCACATAGTATTTGATCATCAATGCAGCTAGTAGTAGTACCCTTCATCTTTTTCATGGTGGACGAAAAAGAAAAAGCTTCCCAGGGAAAAACTATATGGACCGAGTTTGAAACTATCGTTATTGCCTTTCTTTTATAGGCACAAACTTTCTTACAAACTAAGAAAATAATCATGATGGGAGTGGGACTCGAACCCGGTCCTTACCCCGTGTTTGGATacacttcagaaaaaaaaaaattcgacttctagaaggaaaaaaaaaatcaacttttttgtgattaaaaataattttacttTGACTTTTGCTTTTTAACTTGAGCTTCTGGAGAagcataaacacttttacttctCATTCCCAAACGCgccataaaacaattaattagGAAACTAAGGTATATTTTAGGACGACTTTCTATGCATGGCCAGTAACAAGGAATCCAAGGGATATTTTAGGACGACTTTCTATGCATGGGCACTAGCAACATTGGTTTAAGTTTGAATTATGCCGAGACCACACACACATTAGTGCAGAAGTAAGTACTAGGGAGAGTTTGCTGGTTCCATACAGCCCAGAATACTAATATAGCATAGTATTGAACAACATATGGATCGGCATTAGCACAACACTTGCCTAACCAATCAGCATAAGTACTCCTCACCCTAACAACATAGAAGAGCCTGAACTCCTTCGTTCTAATGAACTCCACTCAGTCTGTTCAAAACTTTTGGACAGACTTTATATGTGTTTTACTTTGTGGGCTCTAAAGCCCATTTTGATATTTTTGCCTACCCTAAAATTTGAAACATGTATGTTTTAGGGCATACATAAAACTTTTGAAGTTATACAAATCTATTTTCCTAACTAGGGTttgtttataaggggtgtctaatgggtAAGAAATGACTTATATATCCTTAAAAACAATTCAtactattaaattgatgttaaatGGCCCATGTACACGGAAGTGCGATCCAAAATCGAAatcatttggttttctctttcccatgtatataaaggatattgtATCCGAGTAACCAGATAACTCATATCAATAGAATCCTTCTCTTTCTAtatctctttcttttttcctaTTATTTTACTGCATTATGTTATCAACACGAAGCTTAACCactgatttttagtttttttggaaGAAAGCTCCATCTTTATAACTGGTTATACACCTCTGTCATTCTTCTTTCAATCGGATCCGTTTTCTAAGATACACCTGGAT
Proteins encoded:
- the LOC113338021 gene encoding F-box protein At4g19940-like — protein: MKGTTTSCIDDQILCEILSRLPLKSLVRFKRVCKSWQSLIEKDQWLINLHHRRQLKTSPHLYFLTSKAVLESPRVFIVNLMLSFPKDESVKFEIPCTGNLCIDTNHKEITTATKTMQAISNKDLLVCQHIQKPINGMICLIDKIERKDMDSDNEVKEDHAARLYNVITKEATPWIRSAYLAQVEKLCDLSKVDVYRTYEFGFDPTTREYKVICMWSISGYELPKLEGYLEYTIYEDEEENYKMCEALTLGSDTAWRRIDKVPPSDKFSKDLYGSVYANGSIYWMYYKDTRPMLVAFDVGREDYKRGLQSYTRP